The proteins below come from a single Malus domestica chromosome 03, GDT2T_hap1 genomic window:
- the LOC103423011 gene encoding GATA transcription factor 11-like, giving the protein MTAVSADVAKLTKRENISDMDGSLPADGAFNYESILSALDFPMEDIDDSVEDNDWDTKFQDIEPPPNIDQLLGPGIFSYDDEKKHTNLSTPYGHMYQRPQFPSVTCETIRSRVSLRKDGLESIGSCAAQFEPKFEKRTRSKLSRSRRANPIIFSTQFILSTSSNSSASENLYRWDACEFDLEASRTEDTSNTAKRKQKKKTGKLSMDEAGESRETKRCTHCQVTKTPQWREGPLGPKTLCNACGVRYRSGRLLPEYRPAASPTFVASVHSNSHKKVIELRSKSCQGASMGILSSAQ; this is encoded by the exons ATGACGGCTGTCTCCGCTGACGTCGCCAAGCTAACGAAGCGTGAG AATATTAGTGACATGGATGGTTCTTTGCCCGCCGATGGGGCCTTCAATTACGAGAGCATCCTCAGCGCTCTCGATTTCCCAATGGAAGACATTGATGACAGTGTCGAAGATAACGATTGGGACACGAAGTTCCAAGACATAGAGCCGCCGCCTAACATTGATCAGTTGCTTGGTCCAGGAATTTTTAGTTATGATGACGAAAAGAAACATACCAACCTCTCCACTCCG TATGGACATATGTATCAGCGACCGCAATTCCCAAGTGTTACTTGTGAAACCATCCGCAGCAGAGTTAGCCTTCGCAAAGATGGCCTTGAAAGCATTGGCTCTTGTGCTGCTCAATTTGAGCCCAAATTTGAAAAGCGCACCCGAAGCAAGCTTTCACGAAGCAGGCGTGCAAACCCAATTATTTTCAGTACACAGTTCATCCTCAGTACCTCATCCAATTCCTCTGCCTCTGAAAATTTATATCGTTGGGATGCTTGTGAATTTGACTTAGAAGCCTCTCGCACAGAGGATACATCAAACACTGCCAAAagaaaacagaagaagaaaacgGGAAAGCTCTCCATGGACGAGGCAGGTGAGAGTCGGGAGACTAAAAGATGCACGCATTGTCAAGTGACGAAGACCCCTCAGTGGAGGGAAGGGCCACTAGGACCGAAGACCCTTTGCAATGCATGTGGGGTTCGGTACAGGTCTGGCCGCCTCCTCCCGGAGTACCGCCCTGCAGCAAGCCCTACATTCGTCGCTTCAGTGCATTCAAACTCGCACAAGAAGGTCATCGAGCTGAGAAGCAAGTCTTGCCAGGGGGCGAGTATGGGGATTTTATCGTCGGCCCAGTAG